One window of the Pan troglodytes isolate AG18354 chromosome 12, NHGRI_mPanTro3-v2.0_pri, whole genome shotgun sequence genome contains the following:
- the MAPRE3 gene encoding microtubule-associated protein RP/EB family member 3 isoform X1, whose protein sequence is MAVNVYSTSVTSENLSRHDMLAWVNDSLHLNYTKIEQLCSGAAYCQFMDMLFPGCVHLRKVKFQAKLEHEYIHNFKVLQAAFKKMGVDKIIPVEKLVKGKFQDNFEFIQWFKKFFDANYDGKDYNPLLARQGQDVAPPPNPGDQIFNKSKKLIGTAVPQRTSPTGPKNMQTSGRLSNVAPPCILRKNPPSARNGGHETDAQILELNQQLVDLKLTVDGLEKERDFYFSKLRDIELICQEHESENSPVISGIIGILYATEEGFAPPEDDEIEEHQQEDQDEY, encoded by the exons ATGGCCGTCAATGTGTACTCCACATCTGTGACCAGTGAAAATCTGAGTCGCCATGATATGCTTGCATGGGTCAACGACTCCCTGCACCTCAACTATACCAAGATAGAACAGCTTTGTTCAG GGGCAGCCTACTGCCAGTTCATGGACATGCTCTTCCCCGGCTGTGTGCACTTGAGGAAAGTGAAGTTCCAGGCCAAACTAGAGCATGAATACATCCACAACTTCAAGGTGCTGCAAGCAGCTTTCAAGAAGATGGGTGTTGACAAA ATCATTCCTGTAGAGAAATTAGTGAAAGGAAAATTCCAAGATAATTTTGAGTTTATTCAGTGGTTTAAGAAATTCTTTGACGCAAACTATGATGGAAAGGATTACAACCCTCTGCTGGCGCGGCAGGGCCAGGACGTAGCGCCACCTCCTAACCCAGGTGATCAGATCTTCAACAAATCCAAGAAACTCATTGGCACAGCAG TTCCACAGAGGACGTCCCCCACAGGCCCAAAAAACATGCAGACCTCTGGCCGGCTGAGCAATGTGGCCCCCCCCTGCATTCTCCGGAAGAATCCTCCATCAGCCCGAAATGGCGGCCATGAGACTGATGCCCAAATTCTTGAACTCAACCAACAG CTGGTGGACTTGAAGCTGACAGTGGATGGGCTGGAGAAGGAACGTGACTTCTACTTCAGCAAACTTCGTGACATCGAGCTCATCTGCCAGGAGCATGAAAGTGAAAACAGCCCTGTTATCTCAGGCATCATTGGCATCCTCTATGCCACAGAG gAAGGATTCGCACCCCCTGAGGACGATGAGATTGAAGAGCATCAACAAGAAGACCAGGACGAGTACTGA
- the MAPRE3 gene encoding microtubule-associated protein RP/EB family member 3 (The RefSeq protein has 1 substitution compared to this genomic sequence), with protein sequence MAVNVYSTSVTSENLSRHDMLAWVNDSLHLNYTKIEQLCSGAAYCQFMDMLFPGCVHLRKVKFQAKLEHEYIHNFKVLQAAFKKMGVDKIIPVEKLVKGKFQDNFEFIQWFKKFFDANYDGKDYNPLLARQGQDVAPPPNPVPQRTSPTGPKNMQTSGRLSNVAPPCILRKNPPSARNGGHETDAQILELNQQLVDLNLTVDGLEKERDFYFSKLRDIELICQEHESENSPVISGIIGILYATEEGFAPPEDDEIEEHQQEDQDEY encoded by the exons ATGGCCGTCAATGTGTACTCCACATCTGTGACCAGTGAAAATCTGAGTCGCCATGATATGCTTGCATGGGTCAACGACTCCCTGCACCTCAACTATACCAAGATAGAACAGCTTTGTTCAG GGGCAGCCTACTGCCAGTTCATGGACATGCTCTTCCCCGGCTGTGTGCACTTGAGGAAAGTGAAGTTCCAGGCCAAACTAGAGCATGAATACATCCACAACTTCAAGGTGCTGCAAGCAGCTTTCAAGAAGATGGGTGTTGACAAA ATCATTCCTGTAGAGAAATTAGTGAAAGGAAAATTCCAAGATAATTTTGAGTTTATTCAGTGGTTTAAGAAATTCTTTGACGCAAACTATGATGGAAAGGATTACAACCCTCTGCTGGCGCGGCAGGGCCAGGACGTAGCGCCACCTCCTAACCCAG TTCCACAGAGGACGTCCCCCACAGGCCCAAAAAACATGCAGACCTCTGGCCGGCTGAGCAATGTGGCCCCCCCCTGCATTCTCCGGAAGAATCCTCCATCAGCCCGAAATGGCGGCCATGAGACTGATGCCCAAATTCTTGAACTCAACCAACAG CTGGTGGACTTGAAGCTGACAGTGGATGGGCTGGAGAAGGAACGTGACTTCTACTTCAGCAAACTTCGTGACATCGAGCTCATCTGCCAGGAGCATGAAAGTGAAAACAGCCCTGTTATCTCAGGCATCATTGGCATCCTCTATGCCACAGAG gAAGGATTCGCACCCCCTGAGGACGATGAGATTGAAGAGCATCAACAAGAAGACCAGGACGAGTACTGA
- the MAPRE3 gene encoding microtubule-associated protein RP/EB family member 3 isoform X2, protein MAVNVYSTSVTSENLSRHDMLAWVNDSLHLNYTKIEQLCSGAAYCQFMDMLFPGCVHLRKVKFQAKLEHEYIHNFKVLQAAFKKMGVDKIIPVEKLVKGKFQDNFEFIQWFKKFFDANYDGKDYNPLLARQGQDVAPPPNPVPQRTSPTGPKNMQTSGRLSNVAPPCILRKNPPSARNGGHETDAQILELNQQLVDLKLTVDGLEKERDFYFSKLRDIELICQEHESENSPVISGIIGILYATEEGFAPPEDDEIEEHQQEDQDEY, encoded by the exons ATGGCCGTCAATGTGTACTCCACATCTGTGACCAGTGAAAATCTGAGTCGCCATGATATGCTTGCATGGGTCAACGACTCCCTGCACCTCAACTATACCAAGATAGAACAGCTTTGTTCAG GGGCAGCCTACTGCCAGTTCATGGACATGCTCTTCCCCGGCTGTGTGCACTTGAGGAAAGTGAAGTTCCAGGCCAAACTAGAGCATGAATACATCCACAACTTCAAGGTGCTGCAAGCAGCTTTCAAGAAGATGGGTGTTGACAAA ATCATTCCTGTAGAGAAATTAGTGAAAGGAAAATTCCAAGATAATTTTGAGTTTATTCAGTGGTTTAAGAAATTCTTTGACGCAAACTATGATGGAAAGGATTACAACCCTCTGCTGGCGCGGCAGGGCCAGGACGTAGCGCCACCTCCTAACCCAG TTCCACAGAGGACGTCCCCCACAGGCCCAAAAAACATGCAGACCTCTGGCCGGCTGAGCAATGTGGCCCCCCCCTGCATTCTCCGGAAGAATCCTCCATCAGCCCGAAATGGCGGCCATGAGACTGATGCCCAAATTCTTGAACTCAACCAACAG CTGGTGGACTTGAAGCTGACAGTGGATGGGCTGGAGAAGGAACGTGACTTCTACTTCAGCAAACTTCGTGACATCGAGCTCATCTGCCAGGAGCATGAAAGTGAAAACAGCCCTGTTATCTCAGGCATCATTGGCATCCTCTATGCCACAGAG gAAGGATTCGCACCCCCTGAGGACGATGAGATTGAAGAGCATCAACAAGAAGACCAGGACGAGTACTGA